Genomic segment of Flavobacteriales bacterium:
CCTCAGTTTCGATTTACCATTAAATTTTTCAAACGCATTTAACGAAATATGAGCCAAATAACCAACCCCGTTGGCATTAATAACCACTTGGGTTGGAGATAATTCGGCAATTTCCCCTTCAATAAATTCAAACATTTCGGTTGCAATGATAAGGCAAAATGACAAAATCAAATATTTTGGATGTGTGAATAAAAATGCAACGGATGATTAAAAATGGTGGATTTTAAGTGGATGAAGGTGGCAATGACTGGATAATTTCGGAGCCATTGCTCCATAGAAGTTTTCTGTTGTAGTTCGGTGAATAAAAAATTCTATTTTTGCCGACTATTTCAACAGAAAAACGTAAATATTTTATATAAAAATGAGCATTTCTTCAATAGAAAAAATTCTCGACAAAGAAGCCGAGTATCTTTTAGGACACCAATCTAAAACCATTTCAAAAGACCGACTGCATCTTCCTGGTCCAAATCATTTGGACAACGTTTGGGGCGTTTCAAATCGCAGCCCACAAGTGTTGAGAAGTTTAAATCAAATAATGAATACAGGTAGATTGGCAGGTACAGGATATGTTTCAATATTACCAGTAGATCAAGGAATTGAGCACTCGGCGGGGGCAAGTTTTGCACCAAATCCGGATTATTTTGATCCGGAAAATATTGTAAAGTTAGCCATAGAAGGTGGCTGCAACGCTGTTGCTTCTACTTACGGCGTGCTGGCTAGTGTATCAAGAAAATATGCTCACAAAATTCCATTTATCGTAAAAATCAATCACAACGAATTTTTGAGCTACCCGAATAAATTTGACCAAATCATGTTTGGTTCGGTTGAGGAAGCCTGGAATATGGGTGCTGCTGCCGTGGGAGCAACTATTTATTTCGGTTCTGACGAATCGAGCCGACAAATAATAGAGGTGGCTCAAGCCTTTGAAAGAGCTCACGAGCTTGGTATGGCAACGGTGTTGTGGTGCTACCTCAGAAACAGTGATTTCAAAAAAGATGGAGTGGACTATCATGTGGCAGCCGACCTTACCGGACAGGCAAACCATTTGGGTGTAACACTTCAGGCCGATATTATTAAACAAAAATTGCCCGAAAATAATGGTGGATATACGGCTATTAATTTCGGAAAAACGCACAACAAGGTGTATAGCGATTTAAGCTCAGACCACCCAATTGATTTGTGCCGATACCAAGTGGCAAACTGCTATATGGGCAGAGCGGGTTTGATAAACTCTGGCGGTGCTTCGGGCAGCAATGATATGTTTGATGCCGTTAAAACAGCCGTAATAAACAAGAGAGCAGGCGGTTGTGGGCTAATTTCTGGCAGAAAGGCTTTTCAAAAACCGCTGAAAGACGGTGTGCAACTGCTCAATGCAATTCAAGATGTATATCTTACCAATGAGGTAACAATTGCCTAAATTCATAGTAGTTTAAAATCAAAAAATATGAGTTGGTTCAAACGTGTAAAAGACGGCATTCTAACAAAAACGCAAGACAAAAAGGCTACCCCCGATGGTCTTTGGGTTCAATGTGCAGAGTGCAAAGCACCTCAGGCCAGCAAAGATTTTAAGCAAAATTATTATGTTTGTTCCGAGTGTGGGCATCATTCTAGAATAGGTTCTGAAGAATATTTCAGCATATTTTTTGACGATGAAAAATACACCGAACTGTATGACAATATTGTTTCGGCAGACCCCCTGAAGTTTGTTGATAGCAAAGATTATCCAAGCAGAATAAAAGAGGCTCAGGCCAAAACGCACTTAAAAGATGCCGTGCGGGTGGCAGAGGGAAAAATGAATGGTCTTAAAGTGGTTATTGCCTGCATGGATTTTAACTTCATCGGTGGCTCAATGGGTACGGTTATGGGC
This window contains:
- a CDS encoding class I fructose-bisphosphate aldolase, with translation MSISSIEKILDKEAEYLLGHQSKTISKDRLHLPGPNHLDNVWGVSNRSPQVLRSLNQIMNTGRLAGTGYVSILPVDQGIEHSAGASFAPNPDYFDPENIVKLAIEGGCNAVASTYGVLASVSRKYAHKIPFIVKINHNEFLSYPNKFDQIMFGSVEEAWNMGAAAVGATIYFGSDESSRQIIEVAQAFERAHELGMATVLWCYLRNSDFKKDGVDYHVAADLTGQANHLGVTLQADIIKQKLPENNGGYTAINFGKTHNKVYSDLSSDHPIDLCRYQVANCYMGRAGLINSGGASGSNDMFDAVKTAVINKRAGGCGLISGRKAFQKPLKDGVQLLNAIQDVYLTNEVTIA